From the Salinimicrobium tongyeongense genome, one window contains:
- a CDS encoding HAD-IIA family hydrolase, protein MKKGFLIDMDGVIYGNDILIPGADVFIENLQEREIPFLFMTNNSQRTPLDAVNKLSKMGIYISEQNVYTSAMATASFLSFMKPNGSAYVLGEGGLITSLAREGYNLVNQRPDFVVVGEGRNFTLEMVNAAVDMILSGSRLIATNLDPSPKKTGWTNLGIRAVVAMIEEATGKKAFSVGKPSPVMMRSARKYLGLEAKETVIIGDTMDTDILGGIQLGYTTILTLSGISSRESLNDYAFKPDIIVDSVKDLDLEEVFNFHNKAFA, encoded by the coding sequence ATGAAAAAGGGATTTTTAATAGATATGGACGGCGTGATCTACGGAAATGACATCCTGATCCCGGGCGCCGATGTTTTCATCGAAAACCTTCAGGAAAGGGAGATCCCGTTCCTGTTTATGACCAATAACAGCCAGCGCACACCGTTGGATGCTGTGAACAAACTTTCAAAAATGGGCATATACATTAGTGAACAAAATGTATATACCAGTGCCATGGCAACGGCTTCCTTCCTTTCATTCATGAAACCCAACGGCAGTGCATATGTGTTGGGAGAAGGAGGCTTGATCACCAGTCTTGCTCGAGAAGGCTATAATCTTGTAAATCAACGCCCCGATTTTGTGGTGGTGGGTGAGGGCCGCAATTTTACGCTTGAAATGGTCAATGCCGCGGTAGATATGATTCTTTCAGGCTCACGGCTTATAGCCACCAACCTTGACCCTTCCCCTAAAAAGACAGGCTGGACCAACCTGGGAATTCGTGCCGTAGTGGCCATGATTGAAGAAGCCACCGGGAAAAAGGCATTTTCGGTAGGTAAACCCAGCCCTGTGATGATGCGTTCGGCCAGGAAATACCTGGGGCTTGAAGCTAAAGAGACGGTCATCATTGGCGATACCATGGATACAGATATTCTTGGCGGGATACAACTGGGGTATACTACTATCCTCACCCTATCAGGGATTTCTTCCAGGGAAAGCCTCAACGACTATGCTTTTAAACCCGATATTATTGTAGATTCAGTAAAAGACCTTGATCTTGAGGAGGTTTTTAATTTCCACAATAAAGCTTTCGCTTAG
- a CDS encoding glutamate synthase subunit beta gives MSKLKGFLEYNRKEEKTIAVQDRVKNYKEFTQEMTNDELREQGARCMDCGIPFCHSGCPVGNLIPDFNSSVYRNDWKRASEILHSTNNFPEFTGRLCPAPCESACVLGIIKPPVAIELMEKYIPERAFKEGWIQPAPPQERTGKTVAVIGSGPAGLAAAQQLNRAGHLVTVFERDKKVGGLLRYGIPDFKMEKWVIDRRLKILEEEGIIFKTETNIGVNYDIENLNEFDAVVLCGGATQRRNLPIAGAEATGVVQAMDFLKHNNKVVDGQAEPTEALNARDKHVIVIGGGDTGSDCVGTSNRHGAKSVTNFEIMPMPPNSRTDASPWPYWPFTLKTTSSHEEGVERNWCISTREFIKDSNGNLKALKTVEVEWVDTENGRPQLREIPGSEKEWPCDLALLALGFTGPEKTLGEKLGLEVDERTNIKGDNNYQTNRPNIFTAGDMRRGQSLIVWAISEGREAARSVDQYLMGASELPTKGPGDLPAA, from the coding sequence ATGAGTAAGTTAAAAGGATTTTTAGAATACAACCGAAAAGAAGAAAAAACCATTGCCGTTCAAGACCGTGTGAAGAACTACAAAGAGTTCACACAGGAAATGACCAACGATGAGCTTCGGGAACAGGGAGCGCGTTGTATGGACTGCGGAATTCCGTTTTGTCACAGCGGCTGCCCCGTGGGCAACCTTATCCCCGACTTCAACAGCTCAGTATACCGCAACGACTGGAAACGGGCTTCAGAAATTTTACATTCCACCAACAATTTCCCTGAATTTACCGGCAGGCTTTGCCCGGCGCCTTGTGAATCGGCTTGTGTTTTGGGGATTATCAAACCCCCCGTAGCCATAGAGCTCATGGAAAAATATATTCCCGAACGCGCTTTTAAAGAAGGATGGATACAGCCTGCACCTCCCCAGGAACGCACAGGAAAGACGGTAGCCGTGATAGGCTCTGGCCCCGCAGGCCTGGCAGCTGCGCAACAACTCAACAGGGCAGGACATCTCGTAACCGTTTTTGAAAGGGATAAAAAAGTTGGCGGGCTATTACGGTACGGAATCCCCGATTTTAAGATGGAAAAATGGGTAATAGACCGCAGGCTGAAGATCCTGGAAGAAGAGGGCATTATTTTCAAGACAGAAACCAACATTGGGGTGAACTATGACATAGAAAACCTCAACGAATTTGATGCTGTTGTGCTTTGCGGCGGCGCTACCCAACGCAGAAATTTACCCATTGCAGGAGCCGAAGCCACCGGTGTGGTACAGGCCATGGATTTCCTTAAGCACAACAACAAGGTAGTAGACGGGCAGGCAGAACCCACCGAAGCCCTTAATGCCCGCGATAAACATGTGATCGTGATTGGAGGGGGAGACACAGGTTCAGATTGTGTTGGAACTTCAAACAGGCACGGAGCAAAATCTGTGACAAATTTTGAGATCATGCCCATGCCTCCAAACAGCCGTACCGATGCCAGCCCCTGGCCCTACTGGCCTTTTACTTTAAAGACTACTTCCTCTCACGAAGAAGGAGTGGAAAGGAACTGGTGCATTTCAACCAGGGAATTTATAAAAGACAGCAATGGAAACCTCAAAGCTTTAAAAACTGTAGAAGTGGAATGGGTAGACACAGAGAATGGAAGGCCTCAACTAAGGGAAATCCCCGGAAGCGAAAAAGAATGGCCCTGTGACCTTGCCCTGCTCGCCCTGGGCTTTACCGGACCCGAAAAAACACTGGGTGAAAAGCTCGGTTTGGAGGTAGACGAAAGAACCAACATAAAAGGAGACAACAACTACCAGACCAACAGGCCAAATATTTTCACAGCCGGGGATATGCGCAGGGGGCAATCGCTCATTGTATGGGCAATTTCTGAAGGCCGGGAGGCCGCCAGAAGTGTAGACCAATACCTCATGGGAGCAAGTGAGCTTCCCACCAAAGGCCCCGGAGATTTGCCCGCAGCATAA
- the gltB gene encoding glutamate synthase large subunit, with protein sequence MRMKQQGLYSPEFEHDNCGAGFICNLEGKRTNDIIHKALDILVRLEHRGAVSADGRTGDGAGILIEIPHAYFKKVCDFEIPEPKEYAVGMVFLPPAANQRKIVQEIFEKEINRQHLQILGWREVPVDKSCLGSVAALSEPNVQQIFIGKAGDISEREFNARLFTARKIAEHKVEESSLSDSFHFYVPSLSTTTIIYKGLLMPEDINIYYTDLNDPELVTKLALVHQRFSTNTFPSWELAQPFRYMCHNGEINTLRGNLSRMKDREELFKSDLLGEYVKEILPVTAEGKSDSASMDTVLELLLHTGRSLPEAIMMMVPEAWEKNPVMSADKKAFYEYNSCIMEPWDGPASIPFTDGNYIGALLDRNGLRPSRYTVTKDGYVVMASETGVIEIAPENVERHGRLEPGRMFLVDMNEGRIIEDEEVKSKIVAERPYKKWLEENLLPLSNVPYTGNKTPVEKTDFKTRQKLFGYTLEDINSIIAPMANTSKEAIGSMGSDTPLAVLSDKPQLLFNYFKQLFAQVTNPPLDGIREEIVTDISLSLGEDRNLFEIIPQHAKKLRIQNPVISNEDLDKIKYIDTPGFKAASIPMLYEADKGLNGMEERLDEMITEITAAVDNGCNIIILSDRNTDAALAPIPSLLACSYVHHSVKRHNKRSSFEIVIESAEPREPHHFALLFGYGASAINPFMVNEIIYDLVEKDELEVKDPELAVQNFNTAVGKGIVKIMNKIGISTLHSYRGAQIFEILGLNKKFVNKYFCNTPTRIEGIGLYEVEKEIQKRYRKAFNLKAVPSAMDLEIGGDYRWRRNGERHMFNPATVAKLQQAVKQNNPKSYKEYSKMVNEQTKNLMTIRGMFRFKDLNPVPIEEVEPWTEIVKRFKTGAMSFGSISKEAHENLSIAMNRMKGKSNSGEGGEDENRFHKSPDGDWRNSAIKQVASGRFGVSINYLTNAQEIQIKMAQGAKPGEGGHLPGPKVNPEIAKTRNSTPYVGLISPPPHHDIYSIEDLAQLIFDLKNANREARINVKLVSKVGVGTIAAGVAKAKADVVLISGYDGGTGAAPLTSLRHAGLPWELGIAEVQQTLLLNDLRSRIVVECDGQLKTGRDVAIACLLGAEEFGFSTAPLVASGCIMMRACHLNTCPVGIATQDPELRKNFKGTPEHVINFMYFVAQELRQIMADLGFRTINEMVGQSQKLDMNKAIEHYKAQGIDLSNILYKPAVDESMCLYNCKKQDHRLDDVLDFEILRQAHPAIYRKEKMRLDFPITNINRTTGAIISNEISKIHGAKGLPKNTLSLNFTGAAGQSFGAFATKGLTLNVEGNTNDYFGKGLSGATLSVKKPSRASFKSNENVIIGNVALYGATNGEAYINGIGGERFCVRNSGARAVIEGIGDHGCEYMTGGVAVILGNIGRNFAAGMSGGVAYIYDPENKVDSHNFNMEMIDLEKPSENDLQELKTLVQNHYNYTESEVAKEILNTWETAAAGFIKVMPVEYKKALKLLEEEKMRNAQMELKTA encoded by the coding sequence ATGAGAATGAAGCAACAGGGACTCTACTCCCCCGAATTTGAACACGACAATTGTGGCGCAGGTTTTATTTGTAACCTTGAAGGCAAAAGGACCAATGATATAATCCACAAAGCCCTAGACATCCTGGTGCGGCTGGAACATCGCGGTGCCGTTAGCGCAGATGGAAGAACGGGAGACGGCGCGGGAATTTTAATTGAAATTCCGCATGCTTACTTCAAAAAAGTGTGTGATTTTGAAATTCCGGAGCCAAAGGAATATGCCGTGGGAATGGTTTTTTTACCACCGGCTGCAAACCAGCGAAAAATCGTGCAGGAAATCTTTGAAAAAGAGATTAACCGGCAGCATTTACAAATTCTGGGCTGGCGGGAAGTTCCGGTAGACAAATCCTGCCTTGGAAGTGTTGCTGCGCTTAGCGAGCCCAATGTGCAGCAAATATTTATCGGGAAGGCCGGGGATATTTCAGAAAGAGAGTTCAACGCCCGCCTTTTCACCGCCCGAAAGATAGCCGAGCACAAAGTAGAAGAATCTTCGCTTTCAGATTCTTTCCATTTCTATGTGCCCAGCCTTTCTACCACCACGATTATTTACAAAGGGCTGCTTATGCCCGAAGACATCAATATTTATTATACCGATTTAAATGACCCCGAGCTGGTGACAAAACTGGCTCTCGTGCACCAGCGTTTTTCCACCAACACCTTTCCCAGCTGGGAACTTGCACAACCTTTCAGGTACATGTGCCACAACGGGGAGATCAATACCCTGCGCGGAAACCTAAGCCGGATGAAAGACCGGGAAGAGCTCTTTAAAAGTGACCTTTTAGGCGAGTATGTAAAGGAGATCCTTCCTGTTACTGCGGAAGGAAAATCTGATTCTGCCTCTATGGATACTGTGCTGGAGTTGCTGTTACACACCGGCCGCTCTCTGCCCGAAGCCATTATGATGATGGTGCCTGAAGCCTGGGAGAAGAACCCGGTAATGAGCGCCGATAAAAAGGCATTTTACGAGTACAATTCGTGCATCATGGAACCCTGGGACGGCCCTGCTTCCATTCCATTTACCGATGGAAATTATATTGGGGCCCTGCTGGACAGGAATGGGTTGCGGCCCTCACGTTACACCGTGACCAAAGATGGTTATGTGGTGATGGCTTCAGAAACCGGGGTGATAGAAATAGCCCCTGAAAATGTGGAAAGGCACGGCCGGCTTGAGCCGGGAAGAATGTTCCTGGTAGATATGAATGAAGGCAGGATCATTGAAGATGAAGAAGTAAAAAGCAAGATCGTAGCCGAAAGGCCGTATAAAAAGTGGCTGGAAGAAAATTTACTGCCCTTATCAAATGTTCCCTACACCGGAAATAAAACTCCTGTAGAAAAAACCGATTTTAAGACCAGGCAAAAGCTTTTTGGATACACTCTTGAAGATATTAACAGCATCATTGCCCCCATGGCAAATACCTCAAAAGAGGCCATTGGCTCTATGGGCTCAGACACACCGCTGGCGGTACTTTCAGACAAGCCCCAGCTGCTGTTCAATTACTTTAAACAGCTATTTGCCCAGGTGACCAATCCGCCGCTGGACGGGATCAGGGAAGAGATCGTGACAGACATCAGCCTTTCTCTGGGTGAGGACAGGAACTTATTCGAGATAATCCCCCAGCATGCTAAAAAACTCCGCATCCAGAATCCGGTGATCTCCAATGAAGACCTCGACAAGATCAAATACATTGACACCCCCGGATTTAAGGCCGCGTCTATCCCCATGCTTTATGAAGCCGACAAGGGCCTCAACGGCATGGAAGAGCGACTTGATGAAATGATCACAGAGATCACAGCAGCAGTTGATAATGGCTGCAATATCATTATACTATCTGACAGAAATACAGATGCTGCCTTAGCTCCCATCCCGTCGTTACTGGCCTGTTCTTATGTGCATCACAGCGTGAAAAGGCACAACAAAAGATCGTCTTTTGAGATCGTCATCGAATCGGCCGAACCCCGGGAACCCCATCATTTTGCCCTGTTGTTTGGCTATGGTGCCAGCGCGATCAACCCGTTTATGGTCAACGAGATTATTTATGACCTGGTAGAAAAGGATGAACTGGAAGTAAAAGACCCCGAACTTGCCGTTCAGAATTTTAATACCGCCGTGGGCAAGGGCATTGTTAAGATCATGAACAAGATTGGCATCTCTACCCTGCATTCTTATCGTGGCGCCCAGATCTTCGAGATATTGGGGCTCAATAAAAAGTTTGTCAACAAATACTTCTGCAACACCCCTACCCGCATTGAGGGAATAGGTTTGTACGAAGTGGAAAAAGAAATTCAGAAGCGATATAGAAAGGCTTTTAATCTGAAGGCTGTTCCTTCAGCTATGGACCTGGAAATAGGCGGCGATTACCGGTGGCGAAGAAATGGGGAAAGACACATGTTCAACCCGGCCACTGTTGCAAAACTTCAACAGGCAGTAAAGCAGAATAATCCGAAAAGCTACAAGGAATATTCAAAAATGGTGAATGAGCAAACCAAAAACCTCATGACCATCCGCGGAATGTTCAGGTTCAAAGACCTTAACCCTGTACCCATTGAAGAAGTAGAACCCTGGACAGAGATCGTAAAAAGGTTTAAAACCGGCGCAATGTCTTTTGGTTCTATAAGCAAAGAAGCCCATGAGAATTTATCTATTGCCATGAACCGGATGAAAGGAAAAAGCAATTCGGGCGAGGGAGGCGAAGATGAAAACAGGTTTCACAAGAGCCCCGATGGAGACTGGAGAAATTCGGCTATAAAGCAGGTAGCTTCAGGAAGGTTTGGAGTTTCCATCAATTACCTCACCAACGCGCAGGAAATCCAGATCAAGATGGCGCAGGGCGCAAAACCCGGTGAAGGCGGACACTTACCGGGCCCAAAGGTAAATCCGGAGATCGCAAAAACCCGGAATTCCACGCCTTACGTGGGCCTTATTTCGCCTCCGCCTCACCACGATATTTATTCTATTGAAGATTTGGCCCAGCTCATCTTCGACCTCAAAAATGCAAACCGGGAAGCCCGCATCAATGTGAAGCTCGTCTCAAAAGTGGGCGTAGGCACCATTGCTGCCGGGGTAGCAAAGGCCAAAGCCGATGTAGTGCTAATTTCTGGATATGACGGCGGCACAGGGGCGGCGCCACTCACCTCGCTGAGACATGCCGGCCTGCCCTGGGAACTGGGTATTGCCGAGGTGCAGCAAACCCTGCTGCTCAACGACCTGCGAAGCCGGATAGTGGTGGAGTGTGACGGCCAGCTTAAAACCGGCAGAGATGTAGCCATAGCCTGTCTATTGGGCGCCGAAGAATTCGGGTTTTCAACAGCCCCGCTCGTAGCCTCGGGTTGCATCATGATGCGCGCCTGCCACCTTAATACCTGCCCCGTTGGGATCGCAACCCAGGACCCGGAACTCAGAAAGAACTTTAAAGGCACCCCCGAACACGTGATCAACTTCATGTATTTTGTGGCACAGGAGCTACGCCAAATCATGGCCGATCTTGGTTTTAGGACCATAAACGAGATGGTAGGCCAAAGCCAGAAGCTAGACATGAACAAGGCCATAGAGCACTATAAAGCCCAGGGAATTGACCTTTCAAACATCCTGTACAAACCTGCTGTTGATGAAAGCATGTGTTTATACAACTGCAAGAAACAGGACCACCGCCTTGACGATGTGCTCGACTTCGAGATCTTAAGACAGGCGCATCCGGCTATTTACCGGAAAGAAAAAATGAGGCTCGATTTTCCCATCACGAACATCAACAGAACCACGGGAGCCATTATCAGCAATGAGATCTCCAAAATTCACGGTGCAAAAGGATTACCCAAAAACACCCTCAGCCTTAATTTTACAGGAGCTGCGGGGCAGAGTTTTGGGGCATTTGCCACCAAAGGCCTCACCCTTAACGTAGAAGGCAACACAAACGATTACTTCGGAAAAGGCCTTAGTGGTGCCACGCTTTCAGTAAAAAAACCTTCCAGGGCCAGCTTTAAATCTAATGAAAATGTCATTATTGGAAATGTTGCACTTTATGGCGCCACAAACGGCGAGGCTTACATCAACGGAATTGGCGGGGAACGCTTCTGCGTTCGCAATTCGGGTGCCAGGGCCGTGATTGAAGGAATTGGCGATCATGGCTGCGAATATATGACCGGCGGCGTGGCGGTTATACTGGGCAACATAGGAAGGAACTTTGCTGCCGGGATGAGCGGCGGGGTAGCCTATATCTACGATCCGGAAAACAAGGTTGACAGCCACAACTTCAATATGGAAATGATCGACCTTGAAAAACCTTCAGAAAATGACCTGCAGGAATTAAAGACGCTTGTTCAAAATCACTACAATTATACTGAAAGTGAGGTCGCAAAAGAAATACTAAATACCTGGGAAACTGCTGCTGCAGGCTTTATAAAAGTTATGCCGGTAGAGTATAAAAAAGCACTAAAGCTTTTGGAAGAGGAAAAAATGAGAAACGCCCAGATGGAATTAAAAACAGCCTGA
- a CDS encoding helix-turn-helix domain-containing protein, producing MKFRLESSFFEDNAVVRTFSKDFCADAFSEETFIIDKEVVKGSLQELHLDHFCIITQELKSPAGYSINFSGNSALFKLHFELEGDYNYIPTDPLAPVISIPSGHFNIFYLPKPEGCLKFASSSRKTLEVLFTEELLRKIMGPDYKGLSSLKKGIKKNRPFLLWEESRYIPTELQQHIKEIMSCRYCGHIKKIYLEARITALLLNFLVDNDPKNAILEKHPIPKKEYAGIVRVEEHIRKNFSKNLTITELAPIAGLNTSKLKQCFKKVHSTTIFKYITGLRMEKAKDLITHEKLSVSEASYEVGYKNPQHFTVAFKKYYGFLPSSLN from the coding sequence ATGAAATTCAGGTTAGAAAGTTCTTTTTTTGAAGATAATGCTGTAGTTAGAACTTTCAGCAAAGATTTTTGTGCCGATGCCTTTAGCGAGGAAACCTTTATTATTGACAAGGAAGTTGTAAAGGGAAGCCTGCAGGAGCTGCACCTGGATCACTTTTGTATTATCACGCAGGAACTTAAATCCCCGGCGGGCTATTCAATAAATTTTTCGGGAAATTCAGCTTTATTCAAGCTGCATTTTGAACTGGAGGGCGACTACAATTATATCCCTACAGATCCTTTGGCCCCGGTAATTTCTATACCCTCAGGGCATTTCAATATTTTTTATCTGCCAAAACCCGAGGGTTGTTTAAAGTTTGCATCTTCTTCAAGAAAAACCCTGGAAGTGCTTTTTACTGAAGAATTGCTTCGGAAGATCATGGGGCCAGATTATAAAGGCCTATCGTCATTAAAGAAGGGAATAAAGAAGAACCGCCCATTCCTGTTATGGGAAGAAAGCAGGTATATTCCCACAGAATTACAGCAGCACATCAAGGAAATTATGAGTTGCCGTTATTGCGGCCACATCAAAAAGATCTACCTGGAAGCCCGAATTACTGCTCTCTTGCTGAATTTCCTGGTAGACAACGACCCCAAAAATGCCATTTTGGAGAAGCACCCCATCCCCAAAAAGGAGTATGCAGGCATTGTAAGAGTGGAGGAGCACATTAGGAAGAACTTCAGCAAAAACCTCACCATTACCGAGCTCGCACCCATTGCCGGCCTCAACACTTCCAAACTTAAGCAGTGTTTCAAAAAAGTGCATTCTACCACTATCTTTAAATACATCACCGGGTTGCGCATGGAAAAGGCCAAAGATCTTATTACGCACGAAAAATTATCGGTTTCTGAAGCTTCTTATGAAGTTGGGTATAAGAATCCGCAGCACTTTACGGTGGCTTTTAAAAAATACTACGGCTTTTTGCCCAGCTCCCTCAATTAA
- a CDS encoding TonB-dependent receptor codes for MFSTTVIGQAAKNSAEKLTREVGAAYTVSGYVKDHNGYSSASVEVVLSNASEEFRATSNYSGYYEISGVPSGSYIIELRKAGHVEYRELVIKGEDLVQNFQIKNTDDYELGEVLLNVESVKSEIEKKGFAVNVIETEEAAVRNIQTNELLNRSVGVKIRQGGGLGSSVDYNLNGMSGNSIQIFIDGIPLSSYGSSFDLSSISPSMIERIDVYKGVVPAELAFDALGGAINVILRDDFRTQINASVSYGSFNTLQSNFNAVYQAENSGFFVKASGFYNHSDNDYEVWGRNVYNIQPNGRYEYVRVKRFNDEYSSRGGILEAGFKNVKFADHFSVGYTASDSYNEIQHGAYMTIPYKGRFMEAEAGIVNLTYEKSDLFVKGLDLNFHGLYNERKRTINDTVTWVYNWSGELSRDRKGDPIPSQQGAQQGAPTIANIYRDIYSFRAGLSYSFNKNHKIGLHHVLYNISREQNDELWNGIRKNFVETRELEKNISSFSYESRWFNDNLKANVFVKYYQQKTNKMDPGVATINGEEVRVEEYFSSNFDYTGYGMALSYLVNSGIAILGSAEKAIRLPTDNEIFGDVGDNVAENSGLEPEQSNNYNLGFKLGPYKIADHSVSLYASGFLRDTRGMIVREPQMTLNDAQQTAPFVNMKGTESKGFDAELNYVFKDNLNLLVNLSKFNTRVSTKYDSNGNVLFNYNAQIPSEPFFTANASARYSFKNVFQEASLLNIYYNYAFVDSFYNVWVVNKRSGLENSMVPEQHIQDVGLSYVFPNRNLIVSFDANNIFNKQAFDNFAVQKPGRAFYLKLNYSINNL; via the coding sequence TTGTTTTCCACGACAGTAATAGGCCAGGCAGCTAAGAATTCCGCGGAGAAGTTAACCCGGGAAGTGGGGGCTGCATATACTGTTTCGGGTTATGTTAAAGACCACAACGGGTATTCTTCGGCCAGTGTTGAGGTTGTCCTCTCAAATGCTTCGGAAGAATTCAGGGCCACATCAAATTATTCAGGTTATTATGAGATTTCCGGGGTGCCTTCAGGATCTTATATAATCGAACTGCGGAAGGCCGGTCACGTTGAATATAGGGAGCTGGTCATTAAGGGGGAAGACCTGGTGCAGAATTTCCAGATCAAAAATACTGATGATTACGAACTCGGGGAAGTGCTTCTTAACGTAGAATCTGTAAAATCTGAAATTGAAAAGAAAGGTTTTGCGGTAAATGTCATAGAAACAGAAGAAGCAGCGGTACGAAATATCCAGACCAACGAACTCCTGAACAGGAGCGTGGGGGTGAAAATAAGGCAGGGTGGCGGTTTGGGGTCTTCGGTAGATTATAACCTCAACGGGATGTCGGGAAATTCTATCCAGATCTTCATTGACGGAATCCCGCTTTCGTCTTACGGTTCTTCCTTTGACCTTAGCAGTATTAGCCCCAGCATGATAGAACGTATTGATGTCTATAAAGGGGTGGTTCCTGCCGAACTGGCCTTTGATGCCCTGGGAGGTGCCATAAATGTCATTTTAAGAGATGATTTTAGAACCCAGATCAATGCTTCGGTTTCTTATGGTTCTTTCAATACCCTCCAGAGCAACTTCAATGCAGTGTACCAGGCAGAGAACTCAGGGTTTTTCGTGAAAGCTTCTGGTTTTTACAACCATTCAGACAATGATTATGAGGTTTGGGGAAGAAATGTGTACAACATTCAGCCCAATGGGAGATATGAATATGTAAGGGTGAAGAGGTTCAATGATGAATACTCTTCCCGTGGCGGAATACTCGAAGCGGGTTTCAAAAATGTCAAATTTGCAGATCATTTTTCCGTAGGGTACACAGCTTCAGATTCTTACAACGAAATTCAGCATGGCGCATACATGACCATCCCATACAAAGGAAGGTTTATGGAAGCCGAAGCCGGGATTGTAAACCTAACTTATGAAAAATCTGACCTCTTTGTTAAAGGGCTTGACCTTAATTTTCACGGATTATACAACGAGCGCAAAAGAACCATAAACGATACTGTAACCTGGGTCTACAACTGGTCGGGTGAACTTAGCCGCGACCGAAAGGGAGATCCTATTCCGTCGCAGCAGGGAGCGCAGCAGGGTGCACCTACCATTGCAAATATTTACAGGGATATTTACTCTTTTAGGGCCGGTCTTAGCTATTCCTTCAACAAGAACCACAAAATTGGTTTGCACCATGTACTTTACAATATCTCCAGGGAACAGAATGATGAATTGTGGAACGGGATAAGAAAGAATTTCGTTGAAACCCGTGAACTGGAGAAGAATATTTCCTCATTTTCTTATGAATCTAGATGGTTCAATGATAATTTGAAGGCCAATGTCTTCGTAAAGTATTACCAGCAGAAGACGAATAAAATGGACCCGGGGGTTGCAACCATTAACGGGGAAGAGGTACGGGTAGAAGAATACTTCAGCAGTAATTTTGACTACACGGGATACGGGATGGCACTTTCTTACCTGGTAAATTCGGGCATTGCCATCTTAGGTTCCGCAGAAAAAGCCATCCGCCTTCCTACCGATAACGAGATATTTGGGGATGTGGGAGATAATGTTGCTGAAAACTCAGGACTTGAACCCGAACAAAGCAATAATTATAACCTCGGATTCAAGCTCGGCCCCTACAAAATTGCTGATCACAGCGTCTCTCTTTACGCTTCCGGATTTTTAAGAGACACCCGTGGTATGATTGTAAGGGAGCCCCAAATGACATTGAATGATGCACAACAAACTGCTCCTTTTGTAAACATGAAAGGAACGGAGTCTAAAGGCTTTGATGCAGAACTGAATTATGTTTTTAAGGATAACCTCAACCTGCTGGTCAACTTGTCCAAGTTCAACACCCGGGTGAGTACAAAGTATGACTCAAACGGCAATGTTTTGTTTAACTACAACGCACAAATACCCAGTGAACCCTTCTTTACCGCCAATGCTTCTGCCCGGTATTCTTTCAAAAATGTGTTTCAAGAAGCATCTTTACTGAACATCTATTACAATTATGCTTTTGTTGATTCCTTTTACAACGTGTGGGTGGTGAATAAAAGAAGCGGACTTGAAAATTCGATGGTCCCCGAACAACATATCCAGGATGTTGGCCTTAGCTATGTTTTTCCAAACCGAAACCTCATTGTGAGCTTTGATGCCAACAACATTTTCAACAAACAGGCTTTTGACAATTTTGCGGTGCAAAAGCCGGGTAGGGCTTTTTATTTAAAACTCAATTATTCAATCAATAACTTATAA